From Haliotis asinina isolate JCU_RB_2024 chromosome 8, JCU_Hal_asi_v2, whole genome shotgun sequence, a single genomic window includes:
- the LOC137294098 gene encoding dynein regulatory complex protein 8-like has translation MSATDEAKENADSLLQDIQKKITEAFDIFDHESNKTVDVREVGTIVRSLNCCPSEAELHDMLAEIEEEEPTGYIRFEKFLPMMTKVMMERRYKPNPEDVLLKAFQVMDTEMKGHLTQDELRKCMTEEGEPFTQEELEEMMSAAVDPDKGIILYRDFVSEMAVEET, from the exons ATTCACTCCTACAAGACATCCAAAAGAAAATAACAGAGgcatttgatatatttgaccatgagTCTAATAAGACTGTAGATGTGAG AGAAGTAGGAACTATTGTGCGATCTCTCAACTGCTGCCCCAGTGAAGCTGAACTTCATGATATGCTGGCAGAG ATTGAAGAGGAAGAGCCAACTGGCTACATCAGATTTGAAAAATTCCTCCCAATGATGACTAAAGTGATGATGGAAAGAAG GTACAAACCAAATCCTGAGGATGTATTACTGAAAGCATTTCAAGTCATGgatactgaaatgaaaggtCACCTCACTCAGGACGAACTCCGCAAATGCATGACTGAGGAGG GTGAACCCTTCACCCAGGAGGAGCTTGAAGAGATGATGTCTGCAGCTGTTGACCCAGACAAAGGCATCATCCTCTACCGCGACTTTGTGTCTGAGATGGCAGTAGAGGAGACATGA